The region ACAGGGTACCCGGTATAGCACTTCGTACCACAATGATTGTCGGCCACCCCGGGGAAACCGATGAAGATTTTGCCCGATTGGTAGACTTCGTGGAACAAACCCGTTTTGAAAGACTGGGAGTATTTACTTATTCGCATGAGGAAAATACCTATGCGGCCAAACATTATAAAGATACCATTCCGGATGCTGTAAAACAGGAGCGGGCCGATCATATCATGGAAATACAAAAGAAGATCTCCGAAGAACTGAACCGGGAAAAGGTCGGGAAAATATACAAGACCCTGATTGATCGTATGGAAGGAGAGTTTTATGTCGGCCGTACCGAATATGATTCTCCGGAAGTAGATATGGAAGTCCTGATCCCAAGAGATTCCCAACCGGCAGAGATCGGCCGGTTCTATCCGGTATTGGTAACGGATGCCGATGAATTCGACCTTTACGGGAAATTTACCGGTCAAAAGGAATAATGAGATGTTCGTAAATCTGTGATTATTTATTGTATTTATCAATTGTTTCTACTCATATACCCGGTTTACCTTAATGGTTAATTTATACAGTTGTTCCTTTGTATCTGCCCTAATCGGACGGAAAAATCAAACAAGTTAAATCTATTTTATTCATCGAACTCAGCTTTGTTCAGGTTCAGTTCATTGAGCCTTATTCTGTTGTTTTTGTTGAAATTACTTGAATTTTTGTTGAAAATATATTATCATTGGGGTTTCATTGCTTTTGGATATTTACATACTTTTAATTAAAGGAGTTATTATGAGAAACATTATATTTATATATTTTTTACTCACTTCTTTTTGTGTGGGTAACCATGCACAAATTACACCCACCCAGAAAAACGAAGAGTTAATCACCATTGATCTTGATAATTTGCCTGAAGCAGATACTTTAAGGTTATCCTCCCTATTCAAACCAGCAAAGACCATCATTCTGGAAACCAATGAAAATTGCCTGATCGGAGGGATCAATGCCATTCAGGCCTTTGATGATTATCTCTTTGTATTGGATATGCAAGGGGCAAACAGCCTGTTTGTTTTTAACCGGGAGGGAAAGTTTATCCGTAAGATCGGTTCCATAGGGAAAGGTCCCGGAGAATATAGTATGGTTATGGATTTTACCATTGACCCCGATAAAAGGGAGTTCTACCTGTTGGATATCAATACCAATAGAATCCATCAATATACCTTGGAGGGAGTATACTTGCGGACCGTAACCTCTTTATGTGATGCACGCATCAAGAGCATCCAGTACCACAACGGTGCCTTGTTTACGGAAGTGAAAAGCTACAGCGGCGCCAATGACTGCATGCTGCAAAAAATGGATCCGGAATACGGGCACTGTGAAGCTTACTACCTCAGCGCTGCACAGTACAACCTGGGATGGAACGAATACTATTTCGTAAATACCCTATCCAGGTTTTATGGGAAAACCGGCCAGTCGCCCAAATTCGTGCAAATGTTTATGGATACCGTTATGACTATCCGCCAGGGAGCGCTTATCCCTTACCTGGCCGTAAAGAGTAAAAACTGGATTAGCGCTAATGACTTGAAAAATGCCATTCAGAAAGATCCTTCTGAATGGCACAGATATTTGTCAATGCGGAAAAATATTTCGTTCAACATACAGAATTATATGGAAAACGAGAAGATCATATTTTTTAGTTATGAAAGAGGGGATAGAAGATCTAATACGATTTTGTATGATAAAATAAGCCATACGGCAATAGACCCCAAGATAATACGTAATGACCTGATG is a window of Bacteroidales bacterium DNA encoding:
- a CDS encoding 6-bladed beta-propeller translates to MRNIIFIYFLLTSFCVGNHAQITPTQKNEELITIDLDNLPEADTLRLSSLFKPAKTIILETNENCLIGGINAIQAFDDYLFVLDMQGANSLFVFNREGKFIRKIGSIGKGPGEYSMVMDFTIDPDKREFYLLDINTNRIHQYTLEGVYLRTVTSLCDARIKSIQYHNGALFTEVKSYSGANDCMLQKMDPEYGHCEAYYLSAAQYNLGWNEYYFVNTLSRFYGKTGQSPKFVQMFMDTVMTIRQGALIPYLAVKSKNWISANDLKNAIQKDPSEWHRYLSMRKNISFNIQNYMENEKIIFFSYERGDRRSNTILYDKISHTAIDPKIIRNDLMYVGSGLDVKFHFYDRAGAYYCITTAALGFFIEEIEQNKLNPDLDKYAQLKELTEESNPVVFYYEYRD